TGCCATTGCAAGAGCTGCTCCTATGTGCAAAGCATATGGATTTAGTCTTGCTCTTTTTGATTTTCCATTCAAGATTGAAAAAGATGAGCTTGTGGATTATGTTGTGGAAAAAACCACAATAGGCGAATCCGGATCTTACCTGAAAGAACTCAATGAAAAAGGGCACTTTTTCGTTGGGGATTTACCGAAAAAAGGCTTCCCTTCCCATTTCGGCAAGCTTGTGGCAACTACTTCCAAACCGGATCCTTCCTTCAAGATTACTACTTTTGAAATGGCAGACGAAATCCTGAATCGCAATTCCTTCCTTTTCCTTGTGGGATTGGGGCGGAAAGGACTTCCGCGGGATCTGATAAAACGTGCTCCACTACATCTTGATATCACAAACGAGGGAATTTCCTGTGAAACCTGCACAGCAATCGGCGCAATTCCTTCACACCTCATGGGTATTGTTTATGCGAAGCAGGCATCCCAAAACGCTTTTAACAGACGTGAATAATATTGTCCTTGATGATGGATAACAGGGTGGTCATTGCTTCCTGTCCGGATTATTCCGCTGCAAAAGGAGCGGTAAGGGAAGCAGTTGCAGAACTTGGTGGGATGAAACGTTTTGTGAATTCGGGAGATCGTGTTTTGATCAAACCCAACCTGCTTGCTGCTCATGTGCCGGAAGATGCAGTTACAACCCATCCTGAAGTTGTGGCGGCAGTTTGTGATCTTGTGATAGAAGCCGGTGGAATTCCCATGGTGGGAGACTGTGCAGGAATCACTCATCCGGGAGCAACCGCCAAAGCATTCGAAGTATCAGGAATTGGCGAGTCTACGCTCAACACTGGCGGGGATGTTGTCAATTTCCAGCAAAACGGTTTCAGAAAGGTTGAAGTTCCGGGCGCAAAACACTTTCCTGAACTTTACATCAGCAAGGATGTTCTGGACGCAGATGTTGTTATCAATCTTCCCAAGCTAAAAACCCATGAGCTGACACTCATGACCGGGGCTGTCAAGAACATGTTCGGAACCGTCCCCCTGAAGATACGCAAGGAATCTCACCTTCTCGCAGATCCTGATGTTTTCAGTGAGGCAGTTCTTGAGATTTTTTCCGCTGCAACTCCGCAGCTTTCAATTATGGATGCTGTTCTCTGTATGGAAGGGCATGGTCCGTCCCGGGGTTCCCCGGTACATGTCGGTGCAATCATTGCTTCCGCCAATTCGTTTGCATTGGACATTGTTGCAGCGCAGGTAATGGGATTCGACAAAATGGATATTCCTACAAATCGGGTTGCTGCCAGAAAGGGATTGGATACGGATCTGGAAATTACGGGTATTCCTATTGAGGATGTGACAGTATCTTTCAAACGCCCTCCCCGAGGGGTTCTTCGTCTTTTGCCTCCATGGATTACCTCAATAGTAGGACGAGCCTATAAAGTAAATCCAGAAATCAACACCTTCAGATGCCAGTTGTGCGGAGCCTGTGTATCCAATTGTCCGGCAGATGCCATCAAAAAAGAAGGGTCTTCACTTAAAATAGATGACAAGCAGTGCATCCTTTGCTACTGCTGTCGCGAGCTATGCCCCTACGAGGCAGTGGATATCAAGAAATCACTGCTTGCGAAGATTTTGTCAAGGGATTAAAGCTTGCAAATTGGACTTGAACGAAGCCACTCTATGTCGGACTGGTACAGATCACGCAGATCCTTGAGACCGATTTTAAGCATGGCAACCCTGCTGACGCCAAGACCCCAGGCAAGTACCGGATAATCAATTCCCAGAGGTTCTGTGACTTCTTTCCGGAATACACCTGCACCGCCGAGTTCCACCCATCCAAGACCATCAACGTATACTTCCGGCTCCACACTGGGTTCGGTGTATGGGAAGTAACCGGGCCTGAATCGGACATTCTCGAATCCCATACGGTGATAGAATTCTTTCAAGCATCCCAGAAGGTTGGCAAAGGACATGTTCCTGTCCATGATTATACCTTCAAGCTGTTCGAATTCAGGTGTATGTGTAGGATCAATGGTTTCCCTGCGGTATGCCCTGTCAATACAGAATGCTTTTACCGGAGGTTCGGTATGTTCTGAAAGGTACTTGATTGTGACAGCTGTAGTGTGTGTACGGAGTACATTACGCTCTGCGATTTCAGGGCTCCATTTTCCTCCCCACCCGATGGAGTCGATATCTCCTCCGGTCTCGTGCATGGAACACACGGTTTTAACATAATCTTCCGGAAGATCGGAAGTTGTGTCAAGGTGGAATGTATCCTGCATTTCCCTTGCTGGGTGATCCTGTGGCTGGAAAAGGGCATCGAAATTCCAGAATGAACTCTGGATGATGTCACCTTTGATTTCAGTGAATCCCATCTCAAGGAAAATCTGCCTCATCTCATCAATCAGGCGCTGGTATGGATGTGCCTTTGCAGCGTAAATCTTCCTCGGGGGTTTTTCGATATTGTAAGGACGGAATGATTTGCCTTTCCACTCTCCACTTTTTAACATCTGGCCGGTAAGCTGTGTAATATCTTCCTCAAGGCTGATACCTTCAGCGGCAAGATCCAGACCTTCCTCTAAGATACTGATTGTACGCTGTTTTGTCTCGATTTTCTCGAGAAGTTTGCGTTTGAGTAAATCATCAATTGTTTTCTTTGAAGCACCTGTGTCTTCTACTGAAAAATCCCCTTCACCTGCATTTTTCAGGAAAACTTCGTCATCACCTTCCGGTACATCGGCGTTCGGGACAATCTTTCCCTGCTCGATGTTTGCCCATCCTTTCCTCTTGAGCCATCCAGTAGCAATTCCCACCATATGGGGTGATAATTTTTTCTGCAATTCAGGAATTGGGGTTGGTGCATCGATTGCATTTAGCACCTGTCTCTCAGGAAGGCCTTCGGATGCATATGTTTTACCTTCGCTGGTTAAACTGAAGCTTTCCGAGGTCTCATCTTTTACTCCGGCAAGTCCTTTTTCCTCAAGCAGAAATGCAGCCTGTGTTGCATTTTCCACTTTCAGTTCTGCTTTTCCTGCCAGCGCTTCAGGGGTTGTTTCCTTTAGCTCGTTAAGTGCGAGTAAAACCTTCTTTTCATTGAGTGTGAGATTGGTAGTCATGGATATTACCTTCAGAGTCCGTATTCGTCAAGTTTGTCCCGTGCCTGTTCCCTGAGTTCCTGATGTTCAGTAAGGAAATCGGACATTAGTTCGGCGGCATAAACCTTGCAATGGCCGCACATGCGTGTACCTTCAACGCATTCGGAATGGATTTCCTCCAGTTCCTTGTCATCGTCAATAAGATGGAACATGAATAATTCGTAAACTGAGCAGTTGGTTGGTTCTCCGCCAAGCTCTTTCTGCTCCTCCAGAGTCATGCGCCCGCCGGTCTTTGCACGTTTGACTTTCTTGGCAGCCTTCTTTGGTTCCTCGGTAAGGGAAATTACGCTGTCCGGAATGCTGCTTGACATCTTCCCTCCCTGCAAACCCGACATGAACCTGTGGTATGTGGATGCAGGTGGAAGGAATGAATATCCTCCAAGATCTAGTTCAGCCTGTCTGGCGATTTCCTTGAGTTTTTGTTTGTCATCAACTCCGAAAACATCGACATGTCCTTCGAAGACCTTTGTCTTCCATGGCATCCTTTTTGCTACTTCCTGCAAAGCGCCTTCAGGTGCAGCCTTGCTGCGGATGCTCATGTATGGATTTCCTTTCAGGTCTTCCCTTTTCTCGATACGGAACATGTTCATGCTGTTGGCAAGTCCTCTTGTGAGGCGAATATGTGGGTCCTGATCAGAACCAACAGGAATTACTGTGGGTTTCGGTCCGCTGAATTCTCCAAGCTGTGGTTGCAATATGTCGGCACTCTGGGTAAGTGCACTCACCATATGTGCAACATTTGTTTGACCGTTGAATCCATAAATAGCGCTTAGTTCAGAGAAGTTTGCCTTGACCCCGAGTTCAAAGGCAAGATCCTTAACATTGTCTGATTCGGACTGGAAATAAATGTGACCACTTGGTTCAAAACCAAGGGCTATCAGGCTGAGTATGTACTGCTCAACTCCGATTTCCCGACATTTGTCCCATGAAAAACCTCTTACAGCATGGGCTTCCCTGTCCGCAATACCTACGAAGGCATCTCCCCCCATTTTCTGGTGCCAGATGATCTCTTCCATAACCATTTTGTGGCCGAGGTGAACCATTCCGGAAGGCATGAATCCGCTCATTACTGCAAATGGTTTGCCTTCTGCCATGGCTTCTGTCACCCTGTCGTATCCACGGTGGCCGAAAATAATCTTGCGGCGCATATAGTGGCTTGGTTCAGGTACATTGTTGTAAATATCATCAAAAGGGAGAATTCCAAATTCATCAAAGAGCTTTGAATAATCGTCGATGTTTGATGAACCCCACGGATCAAGTTTTGAATTCATAGGTAGCCTCTGGTTTCCTTTTCTTGCTTCCCTGCCCGTTATGGCAGTCCTGTTATTTTATCATATCGAAGGGATATGGAATTGGCGCATCGTCGGGAATCTTTGCAGCCATGTTAAGATAATCCGGGTGTTGCATAACGCAGAATCCTGTTCCATGTCTGGGGTGTGTCAGCACCTTCATTTTCTTCCAGATGTCTTTTGCTGATTTGTCCCTTACGTTTCCAAAGCTGAATGGAATATATGGGCATGGCTTGACTTCTCCGTCAACACAAACATGCATCCATCGTTCTCCTGCCATGCATCCCAGCATTTCCCCTTCGAAATAGCTGTTTGCGAAAATACGAGGTCCTTGCGGATCTGAATTAATCCGCTGGTACATTTCAAGAATGCTTACCCTCTCAGCTTCACTCAGGATAGGGTCGTCTTTCTTCTTCGGGACAGCTTCCCAGATTGAGAATTCATGAACTCCGATCTCCTTTGCAAGCTCATAGAGCCCGGGAAGTTCGTGGAAGCTGGAGGGAGAAGTGTGGGTGCACATTGTTACGAGTAATCCCGCATCAAGTCCC
The DNA window shown above is from Methanohalophilus levihalophilus and carries:
- a CDS encoding DUF531 domain-containing protein, which encodes MLTLGIVNTYDKIKVLDAHYRAIARAAPMCKAYGFSLALFDFPFKIEKDELVDYVVEKTTIGESGSYLKELNEKGHFFVGDLPKKGFPSHFGKLVATTSKPDPSFKITTFEMADEILNRNSFLFLVGLGRKGLPRDLIKRAPLHLDITNEGISCETCTAIGAIPSHLMGIVYAKQASQNAFNRRE
- a CDS encoding DUF362 domain-containing protein produces the protein MMDNRVVIASCPDYSAAKGAVREAVAELGGMKRFVNSGDRVLIKPNLLAAHVPEDAVTTHPEVVAAVCDLVIEAGGIPMVGDCAGITHPGATAKAFEVSGIGESTLNTGGDVVNFQQNGFRKVEVPGAKHFPELYISKDVLDADVVINLPKLKTHELTLMTGAVKNMFGTVPLKIRKESHLLADPDVFSEAVLEIFSAATPQLSIMDAVLCMEGHGPSRGSPVHVGAIIASANSFALDIVAAQVMGFDKMDIPTNRVAARKGLDTDLEITGIPIEDVTVSFKRPPRGVLRLLPPWITSIVGRAYKVNPEINTFRCQLCGACVSNCPADAIKKEGSSLKIDDKQCILCYCCRELCPYEAVDIKKSLLAKILSRD
- the pheS gene encoding phenylalanine--tRNA ligase subunit alpha; amino-acid sequence: MTTNLTLNEKKVLLALNELKETTPEALAGKAELKVENATQAAFLLEEKGLAGVKDETSESFSLTSEGKTYASEGLPERQVLNAIDAPTPIPELQKKLSPHMVGIATGWLKRKGWANIEQGKIVPNADVPEGDDEVFLKNAGEGDFSVEDTGASKKTIDDLLKRKLLEKIETKQRTISILEEGLDLAAEGISLEEDITQLTGQMLKSGEWKGKSFRPYNIEKPPRKIYAAKAHPYQRLIDEMRQIFLEMGFTEIKGDIIQSSFWNFDALFQPQDHPAREMQDTFHLDTTSDLPEDYVKTVCSMHETGGDIDSIGWGGKWSPEIAERNVLRTHTTAVTIKYLSEHTEPPVKAFCIDRAYRRETIDPTHTPEFEQLEGIIMDRNMSFANLLGCLKEFYHRMGFENVRFRPGYFPYTEPSVEPEVYVDGLGWVELGGAGVFRKEVTEPLGIDYPVLAWGLGVSRVAMLKIGLKDLRDLYQSDIEWLRSSPICKL
- a CDS encoding tryptophan--tRNA ligase; the protein is MNSKLDPWGSSNIDDYSKLFDEFGILPFDDIYNNVPEPSHYMRRKIIFGHRGYDRVTEAMAEGKPFAVMSGFMPSGMVHLGHKMVMEEIIWHQKMGGDAFVGIADREAHAVRGFSWDKCREIGVEQYILSLIALGFEPSGHIYFQSESDNVKDLAFELGVKANFSELSAIYGFNGQTNVAHMVSALTQSADILQPQLGEFSGPKPTVIPVGSDQDPHIRLTRGLANSMNMFRIEKREDLKGNPYMSIRSKAAPEGALQEVAKRMPWKTKVFEGHVDVFGVDDKQKLKEIARQAELDLGGYSFLPPASTYHRFMSGLQGGKMSSSIPDSVISLTEEPKKAAKKVKRAKTGGRMTLEEQKELGGEPTNCSVYELFMFHLIDDDKELEEIHSECVEGTRMCGHCKVYAAELMSDFLTEHQELREQARDKLDEYGL